From Mytilus edulis chromosome 8, xbMytEdul2.2, whole genome shotgun sequence, one genomic window encodes:
- the LOC139484933 gene encoding uncharacterized protein isoform X2 yields MNFRNRKFSEFSESLNKRSNEKGRSKSDALPHKRKVSFKEDLFIRNSYDGHLFEKHRECISRRLSLNIQKQSDVRLPSIVNNVVNRRLSLNVQQPIPEVIFPAINAYNFDQRTLFKTKSTQNFSSMTGKKAQGQLNRKGGKRMRRILSLDNFFPPQFKNRILSRYRFRRAVKTVLILLRVIRTNENTSRNEVLSWAHHDELTTKRIYGLHGLSFDPGDYACRKEERLSNEAITILSMNPEERTDEQCKLALLALNHTVKAFGEFPKAMQKSLVRVGWYEKYEDKRVIIRQGHVADNFYFILSGNAIVTLMETDEETEDEVIRTKAVLKKGNSFGELALMHGSRRTATVTCKSEVELLAVWREDFVDIFMPHTYEKEPEHIKFLRTVTSLSGWPIHKLPYHDPKICCFTYFRRGVLLCRNSNTSEWIYIIKSGSCRVLTELHDTKPLPKLHLEKVKVPRLDSVKTLSKQVKPIYYKKKSNRCSSENIVKILRGPLCVDKANIDEHKRYLDAIYELHKHKLNNGSRHRKVSGSS; encoded by the exons ATGAATTTTCGGAATAGAAAATTCAGTGAATTTTCGGAATCTTTGAATAAAAGGTCGAACGAGAAGGGACGAAGCAAGTCAGATGCACTTCCGCATAAAAGAAAAGTTTCATTTAAAGAAGATTTGTTTATTAGAAATAGTTATGATGGACATTTGTTTGAGAAGCACCGAGAATGTATCTCTAGACGACTGAGCCTAAATATACAGAAACAGTCAGACGTAAGACTTCCGTCAATCGTCAATAACGTAGTCAATCGTCGACTGAGTTTGAATGTTCAACAGCCTATACCGGAGGTGATTTTTCCAGCTATAAATGCGTACAATTTCGACCAAAGAACGctattcaaaacaaaatcaacGCAGAATTTTTCGTCTATGACCGGGAAGAAAGCACAGGGACAATTAAATAGAAAAGGCGGGAAACGGATGCGACGCATTCTTTCTCTTGATAATTTCTTTCCACCACAATTCAAGAATAGGATACTG tCAAGATACCGATTCAGACGTGCTGTTAAGACGGTTCTGATACTCCTAAGAGTAATACGGACAAATGAAAACACGTCAAGAAATGAAGTTTTGTCTTGGGCTCATCATGATGAACTAACAACAAAAAGAATATATGGCCTCCATGGTCTCAGCTTTGATCCTGGCGACTATGCATGCAGGAAGGAG GAACGGCTTAGTAATGAAGCAATAACTATACTCAGTATGAACCCCGAGGAAAGGACAGATGAACAATGCAAGCTCGCTTTATTGGCTTTAAACCATACAGTTAAAGCCTTTGGAGAGTTCCCGAAAGCAATGCAGAAATCCCTGGTACGAGTTGGCTGGTACGAGAA ATACGAAGACAAGAGAGTCATTATTCGACAGGGCCATGTTGCAGATAATTTTTACTTCATTTTATCAGGAAACG CTATTGTGACTTTAATGGAAACAGATGAGGAAACAGAAGATGAAGTAATAAGAACCAAGGCTGTACTTAAGAAAGGAAACAGTTTTGGG GAATTAGCATTAATGCATGGTTCAAGAAGAACTGCGACTGTGACCTGTAAGAGTGAAGTGGAACTTTTGGCAGTATGGCGGGAAGATTTCGTTGATATATTTATGCCCCATACATATGAAAAGGAACCAGAGCATATCAAGTTTTTGAGGACTGTGACCTCGCTGAGTGGTTGGCCTATTCACAAGTTACCATACCACGATCCGAAAATCTGCTGCTTTACCTACTTTAG ACGAGGCGTATTACTTTGTCGGAACAGTAACACATCAGAATGGATTTACATTATCAAGTCAGGGAGTTGTCGAGTCCTTACAGAGCTACATGATACAAAGCCATTACCTAAGCTACACTTGGAAAAGGTCAAAG ttCCACGTTTAGATAGTGTAAAAACTCTTTCAAAACAAGTCAAACCAATATATTACAAAAAGAAGTCAAACAGATGCTCATCGGAGAATATAGTCAAGATATTACGAGGGCCTTTATGCGTGG